The stretch of DNA ATATAAAGGTCTTGGAGAGATGAACCCCGAGCAGTTGTGGGAAACAACGATGGATCCCAGTACGCGTCTATTGAAGCAAGTCACCATCCAGAACGCTGCCGAAGCCGACGAAATCTTCTCGATGCTGATGGGAGATGACGTAGAACCGCGCCGCGAGTTTATCGAACAGAATGCCACATACGCCAATATCGACGCGTAAGGCAAAGCAAACAAAACGAAAAAGAAAGGAGATGACCCAGCAGTCATCTCCTTTTTTCTTGCCTTTATCAGCCAACCAATCCTCCCTCTTTCAGCAATTCCTCAGCATTTTGGAAGAACCCATCCATCGTTTTTCTCTTTCTGCAGGTGTAGAAAGCTCATTCCGTTGCCCGTTTGATCAATCTACGGGTGTAGAAAGCCCATCCTTTTGCCGGTTTGATCAATCTACGGGTAGAGAAAGCTCATTTCTTTGCCGGTTTGATCAATCTACGGGTGCAGAAAGCTCATTCTGTTGCCGGTTCTGCAAATCTACGGGTGTAGAAGCTCATTTTTTAGCCGATACGGCCCATCTACCAGGGGTGGAAGCCTATTTTTGAGTCAATCGCGCCCGACAATCTTCCAGAATCGCCATCAGTTCGTCGACCTTCGTAGCCCGCAACATGGCGATGCGCACCTGTTTAAAGTCGGGAATGCCCTTAAAAATCGGACTGGCGGCCAAGTGACGACGTGTATGTAGAATGCCACGATACTCGTCTATGCGTTCGATATTGATGCGGAGCTGCTCCTCGAGCAGGTCGATCTTTCGGTCGAGGGTAAGCAACGGATCGGTCGGTCGCCCCTCGATCAAGTCGTTCATCTCTTGAAACACCCATGGACGGCCGAACGTAGCCCGCCCCACCATGACCGCATCCACGCCATAATCGTCGAAAGCACGCTTAGCCTCTTCGGCCGACGTGATGTCACCGTTACCGATAATGGGGATGTGCATACGCGGATTGCGTTTCACCTCGCCAATCAACGACCAGTCGGCCCTGCCGGTATACATCTGCGAACGTGTGCGTCCGTGGATCGTGAGAGCCCGAATGCCGCAGTCTTGCAGTTTTTCGGCCAAATCTCCAATGATCATTTCCTCCGCATCCCATCCCAAACGCGTCTTCACCGTCACAGGCGTTTTCACCGCTTTGACCACCTCTCGCGTGATCTCCAGCATCAGCGGCACATTGCGAAGCATACCTGCCCCCGCGCCTTTGCCCGCTACTTTCTTCACGGGACACCCGAAGTTGAGATCGATTACATCCGGTTGGCTCTGCTCAACGATCTGTGCAGCCTCGACCATCGACGGCACATCGCGGCCATAGATTTGGATACCAACGGGTCGTTCCTCGTTGCTGATGGCGAGTTTGCCCACAGTCGACTTCACCGACCTGATCAATGCCTCCGCACTTACAAACTCGGTGTAGACCATCGCCGCCCCATAGCGTTTGCAAAGCAGCCGAAACCCAATATCGGTAACATCCTCCATCGGTGCCAGAAAGAGCGGATGAGGTCCAAATTCGATATCTCCTATTTTCATGCGTGCAAAGGTAAGGCTTTTTTTGCAGAATGATTCGCGCCGGAAATTCCACCCATATCGGTGGGTTTCCATCGCATTTCCCGTCGTTTTTGTTGTCAGACGTTAAGAAATAGGTTACATTTGCAGCATCAATTGATAAAAAAACAAATCACAATGAAGACATTTTTATGGATGGCAATAGCCTTTTGCCTGCAATTAGAGAGTGCTTTTGCACAAGTGACGGGGCGCATTGAATACCCCCACAAAGGCGATTACGAAGATCAAGTGGTAGCTCCCATCGGCCAGCAGGGGCTCTTGGTCTACTCCTTTGCCCGAAAATCGGAGAAAGGAAAGCGGTTTTTCAAGACCGAATACTTCTCTACCGACCTCAAACCACTCTTCACCGACTCCGTCCAGGTGGACAAAGACATGTATTTCTACGACTCCGTTTACGACGGCGGCGTGAGTTATGCCATCCTTCGCGAGAGCGATGGCACCTTTTTGGTGTTGGCTTTCGACACCAAAACTAAGAAAACCAAGATCACCGACAGCGAGTATACCCGCAAAGGCAGCATGCGCAACTTAGTGATCTCAGACGGAATGATGGTGTTCAGCTCCACACAGAAGAAGTTAGACCGCATCGGCATCGTCGATTTGAAGACAGGCGAGAGTCGGTTCACCGATATGCACTTCGACGGAGTGAAAGACCGCAACGTCTTTATTCTGCTACAAACCGTGATTGATCACACCATCTACGCCCTTGTGAAGGTAGAAACCGAGATGTATCTGGCCCGTATCGACATGAAAGGCAACCAGCTCGGCACCTCCAACCTCACCAAAGACGTGGCCGAAACCCTCCTGACAGCCTCCATCTCCAAGGCCGGCAACCGCTTTTTCATCACCGGAACCTACACCAAAGAAAAGAAAGGTGGAGCGCAGGGCATTTATTTCTCGCAGCTGGACAACTGGCAATTCAAGAATTTAAAGTGCCTCAACTTCCTCGATCTGAAAAACTTCACCGAGTATATGAGCGACCGGCGCAAGGCCAAAATAGAACGGAAGAAAGAAAAAGCCGAGAAATCCGGCAAGGAATACGCCCTGAAATATCTCATGGCCTCGCACCGAATCATGACCGATGGCAAAGACTATTTCTACCTGGGCGAGGCCTATTACCCCACCTATCGCACCATGCAAATGGGCAATATGTCGACCACCGTCTTCGACGGATATGCCTATACACACGCCGTCCTGGCCAAATTCGACGCAGAAAGCAACCTGCTTTGGGACAACTGCTTCGAGATGAAACCCAAACAGAAACCCATGTATGTAAAGCGATTCATCTCGACAGGATTTAAGGGCAACAACGTCAACCTCATCTATGCCGACGGCAAGCGACTCCTTTCCAAGCTCTTCAAAAACTCGGACGGAACGGTGATTCAGGAAAAGAAGGCCGAACTGATGGAGACCGACAACGAAGACGAGGACGTCAAGAAAGTGAGAGACTCGGGAACACTCCACTGGTATGACGAAAACTTTATTCTCTACAGCACGCAGGTGGTGAAAAACCGCGACACGGGCGACCGTCGTAAAGTGTTCTCCATCACCAAATATACCATTAAATAAGAACAAGAACATGGCAACAACCCTTCTACAGCGAATCGCCCTCCGCCTCGTCTGCCTGCTCACGCTGTGCCTTCTCCTCCCGATCAAGGCGCAAGCGCAGGCCTACGACGGCGATGCCGACTTCAAAATCTATGCCGGCTATATGAATGTGGGTGGAAAATCGGGAGCCGAACTGGGCTACGATCAGGGACTTTCCGACTATTTCTCGTATGGTGCACAGCTCAATATGCTCTTTATCGGGAAAGAAGCCGATCGCGACGCACCTAAATTTATGGACTGTGCCGACATGTCGTTTCACCTCAACTTTCATTGGGCAGAACCTTTGAAGCTGCCTCAGAGCATGGATATTTACAGTGGCGTAGTGGCCGGACTGCAAATTGTAGGCCTCCAGACGGGTCT from Prevotella sp. oral taxon 475 encodes:
- the dusB gene encoding tRNA dihydrouridine synthase DusB encodes the protein MKIGDIEFGPHPLFLAPMEDVTDIGFRLLCKRYGAAMVYTEFVSAEALIRSVKSTVGKLAISNEERPVGIQIYGRDVPSMVEAAQIVEQSQPDVIDLNFGCPVKKVAGKGAGAGMLRNVPLMLEITREVVKAVKTPVTVKTRLGWDAEEMIIGDLAEKLQDCGIRALTIHGRTRSQMYTGRADWSLIGEVKRNPRMHIPIIGNGDITSAEEAKRAFDDYGVDAVMVGRATFGRPWVFQEMNDLIEGRPTDPLLTLDRKIDLLEEQLRINIERIDEYRGILHTRRHLAASPIFKGIPDFKQVRIAMLRATKVDELMAILEDCRARLTQK
- a CDS encoding DUF6646 family protein; protein product: MATTLLQRIALRLVCLLTLCLLLPIKAQAQAYDGDADFKIYAGYMNVGGKSGAELGYDQGLSDYFSYGAQLNMLFIGKEADRDAPKFMDCADMSFHLNFHWAEPLKLPQSMDIYSGVVAGLQIVGLQTGLRYNFSETFGLYCEAQYNPLRTFHSSTDHASLYTRRLGLSAGLTFSF